Genomic segment of Oryzias melastigma strain HK-1 linkage group LG21, ASM292280v2, whole genome shotgun sequence:
attgattagGGAAAGTTTGAAGATACTTACAGAGGACCTGGATGTTGGTTTCCAGGATTTCTTCTTTCATTGTCTCACTTGAGATGACACACTTCACCGATTGACCATTCATCTCTCTCACAGGTTTTCCAACCAGCGTACTCCATATGGTGGTCGTCCCATTAGCATGCTGAGTTTCATTGAGTTCTTCTCGAACTTTTCCTTCCAGAGAATCTTTGATCCATTTCACCTCTGCCTTAGGTTTGGAGGCAGCAGCTTTGCAGGTTGCAAGAGGAACCTCCTCATTTCCCTCAATGGGTGTATAAGACATCAGATTTGTATTTGGGGGCACTAAAGGAAtaccagtaaaaataaaaaaatcagcatgtCTAAATGACAACAGTAACAACatacaaaaacaatgtaaaaagtCAGATCTTACCAAGTGTAACAAGTTGTGaagttctgctttgttttccaCTGGGGAATAAGCTGAAGATGCATGTGTAGCTTCCTTCATCCTTCAGTGTTACATTAGAAAACTTCAGAGTTCCATTTTTCTTATCAAAATTCCCAATAAATTGAAATCGTAAGTCTTCTCCATTGCTATACTTGGGTCCAATTCTAGGCTGAAttgtgagaaaaacatcatctgGTGCTTTTCCTTTGATCGTTCTCTGCCATGTGATCTGGGACAGACGATCACTTGTGCCGCTGATTTCGCAGAGTAAGATGGTTTCATCTCCAAGCGGAACCCTTCCTCTCTGGTCCGCTGTGCAGTAAGTAAAACATTCCTGCATTAGTCcactgaaaaacttgcattaaaaAATCAGAACAGACATAAGAAGGCAACTTAGAAGGtaaccatttttaaagatgctcttatttaaataatttaaaatagaaaagacCATATTTGGATGTAACCTTAAGAAGGGAGTAGGCATCCACAATAAATCACAAATGTATCTCTATCAGCCTGTGTGATACACAATCGCAGTGGACACCACAAACTGTGATAATTGTCTTTACAAAGTaatttcagatttaatttaatttaatatgttgactttcatttcaataaaactgttgttgtgaaatgaaaattctgtatttgttgttttactaaTTGTTCATGTATCGCAATATCAATCACTTGCATCACAGGTTATCCTCGTAGCATGAATCCCTAATCCCAAATGTACAACAAAAGTAGTAATAAAACCACTAAACCAGAGGGACGCAAAACCAGAAATAAACAACCAAGATATGTagtagggattttttttttcattgcctttacttaattctgtttttatattatgtgttttactttgtgttttactgtgaagcactttgtgatttttatcttgaaaggtgctgtataaagattattattatattattatttatcccTTATTGGGAATGGgtcatttacaacttttaaaaataaaaatcaaacaaagtaaggcccactccaatgaaaatcatcttttttgtgtttttaacatgttcgtgttgcatttttatcataatagaGAAAATAACTTGtgattaaaaactgcatttctgagtgtttcttaatTCAAACCGAGTGGGATCCGAAAACTGGAGGCTAAAAAAATCTGGGGCTAATGACACGACTATTGACAGGGCATGCCAAAGACTCTCTTACCACTCCAATCTCCGCCACCTTGCACGcattaattttcctcgtctgaacttacctctggcttaaaactgtacagctggattgatTCAATATTAATCATCATTATTTTTAGAGCTGCTAATGCGAGGTTGGGACAATAAGCTCACACGTTTTTTCATGATGGGTGACGTGTATAACATTTATTCAGCATTAAACTGTATCTCTGAgtattcttttgtttgtttgttcaagTTGTGGTTTgatgatgttaaaaataatcttgCAGCAGTGTTGTAGAGGCTACAATCAGTGCATTGCGAGCTGCTCCCTTCCAatcagatgcatccacttgtagacaaatagatccatgtttgtctttgttttcttcgtctgagctggttcAGAACTaaacggctggatagctccaatattgactgtcatttttgttgcacctaaCTAGGTTgggagggactgtaagctagcaggagagagggtaaacaaaggtatgatgggaaatgagggctggcttactctgcaccaacagtcagCACCTCAGAGGCACATTTCTAACTAATGAACTATGTCCttaaaaattacttatttttttgtctaaaaacggtCCAATCATGTataaagttattattatttatttactttttttttacgtgtttggGATTTTCCCTATTTAAACTGTTCAAAGTTAATCAGACAATCAACAaccatagttttttttattaatgtatttttgtcataatttgaGAAATCATGTGCCTGTAACTCACATAAACTTAagagcatttgttttttattacattttgattCTATGACTGAATAGATTTCTGTTCAAACTTACATTGGGTAAGTGAAAACGCAAATCACTGCagcatgttttcatttcagtcGTGGAGccatgattagaaaaaaaaaagtgtttgactGTGAAAGTGAGATAAAGTGATCATATTACACCTGTTCATGCTGGGAATCTTCTTTGCCAGCAcatttaagtctgtttttgctCTTTATATCGctctaaaactcaattttaatgACACTTGTATCACTGCCGCGGGGTTCAACAGAATTTATGAAGTCCAAACACGTTACATTTCTGCGCAGGAATGCCGCGTGGCGCTCCTTACATTCTTCACGCGACGCTTCAATTAAGTTTTTACGAAAAAATATATAGGTCACAACGAGTCCAAGCAGGTGGAAACACAGTTACTAACTAACCTTCGACGTGTTGTCTCCAGAGCTGCACGGCGGTCAGGAAAACGAGCAGGTACTTCATGTTTATGGAAGGAGTCTCGGGAACGTTCCCTCATGTTTCCTTTCTGCACGGTCTTCTGTTCATCGTGGACCAAAGACTTCTGTGCTGTTCACGAAACGAGGGAACTCCCAACGAATCGTCCGACGGGCGAGGGTTCACCCTCTCTCTCTCAAGGGGTCATGTGGGAGGCATAGTAGAagaacaaggaaaaacaaaggaaagggAGCGTGTCAAACGGAGTTGTTACataatttcagattaaaatccATCAGGGGCGGTGTTACCATTAGGTAAGGGTACGTGACTGCTCAGAGGCCCCCGAAACTCTGGGGCCCCAGgctaaataattaataaaagtgtctaaattAAATCCTATGCCCATCATTACTTAActctgtaataaaaataaatacataaataaataaaaaaagaaaaatatctcaaaaatgctgaaatgataTGGGTATGGGTATTAAAGTGTTGTGTTCTCCCCCCATCCTACTGGTTGAATATTCCAGTCAACAGCAATTTAATTTGCCATAGTTAGTCAGGAAAACAGTGCAAGGTGCAACACGCATCACGGTAAAAGTTTTCTTAATGAGTCTGCATTCCCCCTtattcctaactactaaaacaatatatagtgcaggactagtCCTCTGGATTTTAAGGGTAATTCGGACatgatgttcactacttttctttcttttttctaaaaacccaATGATGTAATcattttcacaaagtgaaaatcgaatataaacgaacatttcacaaggtctatttatgactccattgtgttctggtTGTGAAAatttggatggtttattcaaatattgcatttaaacacgtttttttttttttaattgttcaactgcaatgcaatGTGGTCTATTTCTGCTAATCTTGACTATCGATGTACGTTAGTTTCTCGCAAAGACTTCTtggaaattttgagtgcactcgattcggaattagtagatttggacagcactagaaaatggcgaacgcaccatatagtgcactatattgtGATTAGGGGGGGATTTGGACACAACTAATGACTTGCTATGTCTCATCGCTGCTCTctttacatcccataattccCAACTTCGGTGGCCATATTGGTCGAGTTGTTCCGCTCCGAGCACAAAGCCTATTCAGACCGAGGAAACTCGGAAcaaactggagctcagtccgattggaaatcACCTACACAGATGGGTCCAACAGTGGTTCCTGATTCTGGAACTGAGTCTGCTTGGTAGATACAAAGTGTTGTGTCTGCCAATGATACAGAGGTTTAAAATTGGTCAGCGACATATAAAGTTCGAAAAGGGAACTACcccaacaaggattgcaaagagCAGGACTTACATTATTGTTTATCCTGTTGTTATGCCCTGCCCTcatttagtcatgtggttttgtgtaCAAGCTTTGTTCAAACATAAAAGTCTTGTTGATGGCAACTTGAATTCAGACTGAATGCAAAGTCAGGGACTCGGTCCGGACCAATGGACTTATCCAGTCTCAATACACCCTTAGACAACCTCTAGTCCTGGCAGATGAAGCGGTCAGCCTCACCACACTGGCCGTTTTTGTCATTGAGGTCTACATCGAGGGTCTGGCATATCTTACCagattgtttttctctgttattCTGCTTTCTCCTCCTTTACCTTTTAGATATGAATACGTTTTAATAGGCTGTtctatcaaaatgtttgataaaactGAACTCATAACATGGATCATTTTAACTGAAATATGTGGCTCAATTTACCCAAACACATTAAGTTAAAGTGGGAcacttacaaaaatatttttatttaatataacaTTAACATTAAATCTGATAGAAGTCATCAACAAAAGTATCATACATcattattcatatatatatatatttttttttttttttttttttttacttatcaaCTTCATCAATGACAGGTAGTATTAGGTATGTCGGGGCAAGTTTTAATGTGCAGTTTTATTACAAGCCATTGCCCCGCCTGGCACTCACTATAGCAACTATGTTACAACTCAAGTACTGTTGTGGCaacaattttgatttattttcattcactTACTGTGACTTTTAAAGAGCTGAGATCCTCTAAGCTTACGTGGCCCGTTTTTCCTGATGGCCCAGTTTAGCTGATGTCATCTCTAAATCGATTCATCAATTAAGTCTATGAATCATTATCATTTGTAAGCCAGATCTAACAGTAAGCACTGATTGGTCCAAGCCGGTCTGAATCaatgtcgccaatcaggagtaagcttgttggagtccacaccccttccactgaaagcagactTGGGAGAATCGTACGTTTAGTACGATCGAAGTGGGGGCCATTGTGCACCACATGctttaattgaggcatctgattggtcagtttaaaacttgaataatttgcaataaagaaGAATTATCACAAACTACATGagagttagcaaaaaaaaaaaagaaattagtagcagaggaagaatggttattttgacaaatataatgagtaaaaatagtttctcattagaagtctatgggattttagcttcttggaggCCGCAAGTATTTGGAACCCCAGGTGGACTGGTTCCTCAGTCcatttctcatatacagtcaatggttccagTGGATCCATTTGCAGACCAACTGATCCATAAACataattttcctcgtctgagctggtgtctggctcaaaactgttttgTTCGCCATTTGTGCTggactgctaatgttagcttagggttgtgaggggctgtaagctagcgggagagagtgtaaacaaagccTTGAGGGGACATGGAGGCAGACTGGTTAGTTTTTCttacagtcccacccacaacccagtgacaaatttccaatgaaccactaccgctctgcagaaactatgtcctagaaaacggctctttttttgactgaaaacaaCATCATGAAAAGATCACTAGGAATTTTTTAAATAGGTCAGAAGATGATCGGGGTGGAACTTTATTATTTAGGAATAAAGTAGAGGAGAATTGCTTTTATCAAATTGACTTTAACGTGTTGTCTGTCAATATCCGGCTTGACTCAACACACATTAGCGTGTCTGACCTTTTTtacttgggggggggggggcagaatCTCTTCCTAGTTGTGGCTCAACGCACCAGATGGTGATAAAGGAGGTGCTGATGGACTAAATGATAGTTCTGTAGAACTTTATCAACATCCTGGTGGGCAGCTTGAGTTTTCTCAGCTGCTGTAGGAAGAACATCCTCTGCTGTGCCTCCTTGATGACAGAGCAGATTGTCATCCCCAATTTGAGGACCCGAGTGATGGTGGTTCCCAGGAAGCGGAATGAGTTACCGGTGGAGGTACGGGATCTTGTTAGGGTTGGTGATGAGATTTTTACTTAAGTCCATGACCATCTACACTGTCTTCTGGAAATCCAGCTACAAGCTATAAGCAGACTCCTCAACGTCTGTGAAGAGGGTGGTGTCATCCGCAAAGTTGAGAAGTTTGACGGGAAGGTGGCTGGAGGTGCAGTAGTTGGTGCACAGAGGAAAGAGCAGCTATAGCATTTAGCGTAGAGCCAGATTCAGTGATCATCCTGAGATCTGTTGATCCTGTAGGCGAATTGGAACAAGACTAAGTGTTTAGTCAGCCCCTAATTGTGCAAGTTCTTTCACTTGAAAAGATGAAAGAGGCCAGTAATCTTCATCATAGTTATAGTTCCACTATGAGAGACAAAGTGATACATGGTGACTCATTCTTTTCTTTACACAGATCAGCCAACCTGGttcctttgctgaaaaacagcccaAAGCATGATACTTCCACCCCcgtgctttacagtaggtatggtgttATTTGGATGAAACTCAACATTCTTTCTCCTCTAAACTGTAGAGTTcttacaaaaaagttttattttggtttcatctgactataggacattctcccagtcctcttctggatcattcAAATGCTCTCAAGCAAAGTTTAGACGGGCCTCCACATGAACTGGTTTTAGCAGGGGGACACGTCTGGAACTGCAGGGTTTGTAGTGTGTTTCTGATGGTggcctttgttactttggtcccagctctctgcaggtcattcactagaTCCACCCGTGTGGTTCGGgatttttgtgatcattttgatcccacagggtgagatcttgcagagagccccagatggagggagatcaTCAGTGGTTGAGGATGTGGACAGGTGTTTTTCATACAGATaacaagttcaaacaggtgtcattaatacaggtaacgagtggaggacagaggatccagaagaagttacaggtctgtgagagatgGAAATCCTGCTTTCTTTTAGGTGACCAGATACttgttttccaccataatttacaaataacttctttaaaaatccagaaaattagattatctggatttttttccccattttgtcaatcatagttgaggtattcatataatgaaaattacagcctctcatcttttttaaactgtaaaacttgcacaattggtggctgactaaatacttttttgccctgCTGTACtatgctctggcatgttctaatagGCTTGACACACCTGAGCCAGATAATCAGTCAAGAGTATGGCTTGGATATCTgtaaatcatgcagacacactgcccctcgaggcctggagttgccttgCATCAATTCCTGTGATCTATGACTGCTTGGGGGGCCGGATTGCTGGTAGAGAATTTAAAGCAGGCTGGCACATGACACGACTCCATggagatgttaaaaatgtccgTCAGCACAGGCGTCAGCTCCCCTACATAGTTCCTGAGGATGGTTAGAGAGATGCCATAAGCCCCGGAGCTTTTCAGAGGTTCAGTCTGTGCACATCCTGGATTGAAAGACCATGGGGGAGGGAGGGCAGCTTTGTGCTGTCTCTGCGGAGTGGGGGAAAGGTGGAGTGATAGGAGTAACTGAGACTAACGAGGTGGTTACAACAACTGAATGTTTAAGCTTCTCTGCTGGATGGTGATTGTTGAGTGTGGTAGGAGCTTTGGGCTTACATTGTGTGATCGCCCTTAGTCCTTTTCACACAGCTGCTCCAGAgtcataaatcaaatcaatacacactttatttatgaaacactTTTCATACAGTAGTAACACAAAGTAGTTTAAAGgcaacaaacaattaaaaataaaacaataaaattctcAGAATGCCCCTCACACCCAATATAATGAAATATATAACAACTAGATacattttaaagcataaaaaaagtaaagtggaAACTTGTCTTGAGGCTGACAGGAAATTAaattttgggtattttttttctcaggacATGCAGGCTATGACTGTGTcaaaattttcactttgtgacgTCGGTGATGTtatatctggtgtttagaaaaatgaaagaaagtagtgagcatcgtgtccaaaTTAAAATCCAGCACACTAGATATTCCTGAACTATATAGCTTTTTAGTATAGGGGGtggatttggacacaacctactgtatgtctgaattccttcactatgcCATATATAGTGCACTATTTAGTGGATTCCCCTTCTTGTAGTGCAATCCAAATCTACAATCTCAAAATCGAGGTTTCCCCAAAGTCTTTGCATTGATTCTCagtacattagcaaatatagaccacaatttaaagaaattttggaaaaaaaaaattgtgcttgaatttaatttaatgaatcaaCCACATTTTAGCtctagaacacagtggatttatTAATAGACATCATAAAAGTTTGTAGTGATGCGATTTTCAATTTGTAAAATCTGTGACTTCATATTtcctgtttaaagaaaaaagtgaggATAGTGTccaaattgcctttaaaatccagggcactagatagccCTGCTCtgaatagttttttagtagttaggtaAACAGGGTACTGGCCACTTAATTAGTTACACCTGCCCAACTGCTCGTTAAAGCAagtttctaatcagccaatcatatGGCAGCAACTCGATGCATTTAatcatgtagacatggtcaagacaatctgctgcagttcaaaccgagcatctgAATGGGGAAGAAAGGGGATTGAAATCACTTTGGACCTAGCATGGTTGTTGTTGGTCTGAGTGTTTcggaaactgctgatctactggggttttcacCCACAGCAAGCCTGGTCCTGGGTGAAAcatgattgtttttaattacatttttttctaacaatttaTGTGAAATAAGTAgtgtgtcaaactgttaaaaaaaaaaaaaaaaaaaaacattgcaatttGGCACACCTTCGagcagatggcgccctaggcagccgcctagctCACCTATGCCCGGCGCCGGCCCTGCCCACAACCAGTGAGAATGTCAGGAATGGAATGCTTGGGAGATTGAACCTTTTGAAACAATTGTTCcaacaaaaacagattcagtTTTGTGTAACACTCAAAACACTTCAAAacagtgacatctagtggttaaaatgttttttgtttgtttgtttgttttttattctgagTGGAatgtttcatgtgtttttagTATGTTTTAATTTCATAGATGGGTGTAGCAatagtttggttttttttatttaaaaaaaaatccaagctGCATTCATATGGGAATGCAGAAGCATCGAGTGAGGTGAAATGTTGactgcctttttttaaacataatgttAGTATTACAGAcaattttgaactaatgacatcaatcttaaaatgatcaattaaaaaatatatatttatttttttacagagaaaaaaaaatactaatgaaTTTATGTACAGTTAAATGATCTGCAAACTATGATAAGATCTAGCAGAATTGAGCTCCAACTGGATGAAACTTCGGGATCTTTTAATCTCAGGTGCCTCCAGactgaaattgttttattacaaaatgtCTCCTCAAGAAGTTCAAAGTTATCCCATCAGCTGATCTTGGACTATTTCTACTTCCTTCCATTATTTTCTTCTAAGCACTTGATATTTAACACTTAATTACAAGAGTCTTCACAAATACTGTGTagttattcttaaaaataacacacaatAAGTGAAATCTGCATAGTAATAAACATTGTGAGGCTTTGGCgtaatttcaataaggaagataTACCTCACTTCCGGGTAGGCTTGAGTCATTCCATACACTACTCTTTAATTAAGTCTTCATGCTAAGCCAATGGTTAAATTGCAACCCTTCttttctcagccaatcacaatctcATTCTGCTTTTAAAGTTCATGGACATTTATCTCTCTACATTCCAGAGGGTTTTGTCGGCCCTCCTCCGCCCCATTGTCTTCCTGGGCACTTGTTGTGGTGGACTGGCCTCTGTCGTCCTCACCGTCTAAGCTCTGAGATTTTTATATCTGTGGTCCAGACTTATCCCACCAGGATACAGATGTCATCTGTCCAAAGCCTAATCGCCAAAAGActattgacattttatttcacaaataaatatttatcacaTTTCTAAGATCTCACCTCactgaaatatttacaataatcaCAAATGAGTGACAGTTCAAacctttgcagaaaaatagttcaaaattaTAGAATTAGAACAATGCAAGACATTATGTAATGACAGTACAGAAGTTGTTCAGCTTGCAATGATTATCTAATTGATATGGCCAACAATCAATGAGGATGCAAAACATGTTGCActtcaaaatgaattaaaactaataaagaaaagcataaaaaatgaaacgatAAAtctgtgatgcagcaaaaagcTGAACATGTTATAGCAACGTACCTTATAAACATTGTTTGGAGAAACCTTTAGATTATAATGAGCCAACCAACAAAAAACGCAAgtcttaaataaacattttatatttttccccccaaaatgaccaaataaattaaataaattcttatttaatatgtttgtttttgtattttctgaaatGCCAGCGAGCATTAGGGTCACGGAGGACGTCACCAAGGAATCAAAACAAGCAGCCAGACCCGGGAGGTCATAATGTAATGACCCTGTTCCACATAAAGGGTTGATGGATGGACGATCCCCCTGAGGGAAGATCTGGACTCaagacaaaatgaataaataaaaacattaaggcAAAAACAGGGATTactaatcaaataaataaacagatccCAATTGACAggtaaaatcaaaaaaagaagaagtatatatataaaatgcataaaaataaatgcatatggtctccaaaaaaacaaaactgaataaatacttgattaaaatatttagagacaaataataaataaataaatatattactaaatttaaactaaaggccaaataaaaaatgtaggtcTTACAGTAAGGGGTTGTCCTTTGTTAAAGGCAAGTAAATTAAtaagaaacaaactttttagagggagaaaagtgtaaaaatataaactatatatatattttaaaacctcaaaTCTTAAAAGGATCAAGTTATGGTGTAATAATTTAGCTCTATAACTAACCAAATCCTTAAAGATTAAATTTAGTCTATTTTCTTAATGGTTTTATTGAATATCACACTCTCATCTAAATTGAATTAGAAGACAGGAACTTCACCTTTAACCCAAATGCTGCAGTCTCCCCTTTGGTCCTGGTTTTAGTGTCATGCGACAGTATCCACAGTTTCAAAACACTTTAACTTTGCTCTAGTTtaataatctttttaaatgtcatttctttTCTGTTGAGCAATAAATCACAAGCAAAAGTAAGTGTGGTTTATCAAACGAGTGGAGGGCCGTGCACTTGAAACACAAAATACCAACCTTGATTGAGTAAATACGCTATTGTGTATAAGCTCAACAACGTACCAGCGGTGTTGCGCTTGAAGAACAGAAAACAGGCGAATGTACCTATCGCAAGTTTGCATGAATGTTAATAATCACACACAtcattgagtttttttctgcttcctgcTCAAACGCATAAACATACAAGGGcgagacgtttttttttttttttaacctttatttgaaAGGTTTACATAACACACACAGtatatgaagaaaacaaaatacatagAGGGGAC
This window contains:
- the LOC112154737 gene encoding nectin-1; translated protein: MKYLLVFLTAVQLWRQHVEADQRGRVPLGDETILLCEISGTSDRLSQITWQRTIKGKAPDDVFLTIQPRIGPKYSNGEDLRFQFIGNFDKKNGTLKFSNVTLKDEGSYTCIFSLFPSGKQSRTSQLVTLVPPNTNLMSYTPIEGNEEVPLATCKAAASKPKAEVKWIKDSLEGKVREELNETQHANGTTTIWSTLVGKPVREMNGQSVKCVISSETMKEEILETNIQVLYSPGEVTVTERSEDSFECATEANPNATFTWTRVGQSLPASVIVEGGLLQFPSRTSDLSGLYQCEAENTVGKTQSFVFVQISSVSAVVPWVLFALLLVLNIAVLGYLCFSGKRSGWECFLWRKEHQQNNFCENSPFQGSV